In Musa acuminata AAA Group cultivar baxijiao chromosome BXJ2-3, Cavendish_Baxijiao_AAA, whole genome shotgun sequence, the following proteins share a genomic window:
- the LOC103980022 gene encoding uncharacterized membrane protein At1g16860 has translation MGSRFLSHQLSNGLYVSGQPEPPKEKPLSMSSAAMPYTGGDIKKSGELGKMFDLHVEKSRKSGPLNVPLKSTSFGGAASQSGPIMPNSSSRSSYSGSLSSAVPGSGPSLVTGGSNRQKSNSGPLKHGEVVKKSSGPQSGGVIPMARQNSGPLPPVLPATGLITSGPISSGPLNSSGAPRKVSGPLESAGSMKLHSTFIVHNQAVTKLSQDDGYSFSGSLPKLFLWCVGLLFIMGFIAGGFILGAVHNAILLIVILVIFGVVAALCIWNICYGRQAMIGFIARYPDAELRTAKDGQYVKVSGVVTCGNVPLESSFHKVPRCVYTSTSLYEYRGLDSKTANSQHHRFTWGLRSLERNVVDFYISDFQSGLRALVKTGDGARVTPYVDESIVIDINSEKDLSPEYLRWLRKRNLSHGDCVMQLKEGYIKEGSTVSVMGVVKRNDNVLMIVPPSESFSTGCQWAKCILPASLEGIVLRCENTSKIDVIPV, from the exons ATGGGTTCCAGATTTCTATCACATCAACTCAGCAATGGATTGTATGTTTCAGGCCAGCCTGAGCCACCAAAAGAAAAACCTCTATCAATGAGCTCCGCAGCCATGCCATATACAGGTGGAGATATAAAAAAATCAGGAGAGCTTGGAAAGATGTTTGATCTGCATGTGGAGAAGTCCAGAAAATCTGGACCTCTTAATGTTCCTCTTAAGAGTACATCTTTTGGAGGTGCTGCTTCCCAGTCAGGCCCTATCATGCCTAATTCCTCTAGCCGGTCTAGCTATTCTGGTTCACTCTCTTCTGCAGTTCCTGGTTCCGGTCCTTCACTAGTAACTGGAGGCTCCAACAGACAGAAGTCTAATTCTGGGCCACTTAAACATGGGGAAGTTGTTAAGAAGTCATCTGGTCCTCAATCTGGAGGGGTCATCCCAATGGCTCGCCAGAATTCTGGTCCGCTTCCACCGGTGCTTCCAGCTACAGGGCTTATCACATCTGGGCCAATTTCATCTGGGCCTCTTAACTCATCAGGTGCGCCTCGAAAAGTATCTGGCCCTCTGGAATCTGCTGGATCTATGAAGCTGCATAGCACCTTTATTGTTCATAACCAGGCTGTTACGAAGCTCAGCCAGGATGATGGCTATTCATTTAGTGGGAGCTTGCCCAAACTGTTCTTGTGGTGTGTGGGTTTGTTGTTCATAATGGGGTTTATTGCCGGTGGCTTCATTCTTGGTGCTGTTCACAATGCCATACTTCTCATAGTTATTCTAGTTATATTTGGAGTTGTTGCTGCACTTTGTATTTGGAATATTTGTTATGGAAGGCAAGCGATGATAGGATTCATTGCTCGTTATCCTGATGCCGAGCTGAGAACTGCAAAAGACGGGCAATACGTAAAAGTCTCTGGG GTTGTTACATGTggcaatgtccctcttgagtcaTCATTCCACAAGGTTCCTAGATGTGTGTACACATCTACTAGCTTATATGAATACAGGGGCTTGGACTCGAAGACTGCCAATTCCCAGCATCATCGTTTTACTTGGGGATTGAGGTCATTGGAG AGGAATGTGGTCGACTTTTATATCTCTGATTTCCAATCTGGGTTAAGAGCTTTGGTAAAAACTGGTGATGGTGCTAGGGtaaccccatatgttgatgagtcTATTGTTATTGACATCAACTCAGAAAAGGACTTGTCTCCAGAATATCTCAGATGGTTGCGGAAAAGGAACCTTTCTCACGGGGATTGTGTGATGCAGCTGAAAGAAGG CTACATCAAAGAGGGCAGCACAGTTAGTGTGATGGGGGTTGTCAAAAGGAATGACAATGTTCTGATGATAGTTCCACCTTCCGAGTCATTTTCTACTGGGTGCCAGTGGGCTAAGTGTATACTTCCAGCAAGCCTTGAAGGAATTGTGTTGAGATGTGAGAACACTTCAAAAATTGATGTGATACCAGTTTAG
- the LOC135608366 gene encoding uncharacterized protein LOC135608366 codes for MDSLLANYASDGDDDEGVDDDKASDGDAPAAKSLQLPLPKPSSSLFSSSLPPPKSSAALLSSSLFSSLPAPKSISSTPSSAPQNPSRPKSVHLGVVDGEEEEEEGGILTAGTPSSTPFRAQSSMFSALPPPKPSSYSRRKASHVDAENGEEEEKGGIFTADMPSSTPVMAQKSMFSALPPPKDSSSTSLFSSIPPPKSEQPNPQKITNPPSSDRNPKRVVQFKLPLNPSMLKSRDFDDDDDDEEDKERRSVKDSFSVATKASSSVSSMLPAPKNTFGLARSAASASSRRSIVEADVPAGEQGGTSSVQESFGFGDSGSYPGGLVGAPPETGTDGAGDLGFPGSTNDVGWDPSGVEGTIYSGFDDSSAAAYWDPSYGGAVNYESYEGNWSEGTAAVVSEAPDMTKIAGKRGRNDIPTEIVEVKQDELMKNRPRQDQSKLTGIAFGPSYQPASSAKGKPSKLHKRKHQIGSLYFDMKQKEMELAERRAKGLLTKAETHAKYGW; via the exons ATGGATTCCCTATTAGCCAACTACGCCTccgacggcgacgacgacgagggAGTCGATGATGATAAGGCCTCCGACGGCGACGCCCCCGCTGCGAAGTCTCTCCAACTCCCTCTTCCCAagccttcctcctccctcttctcttcctctctccctCCTCCCAAGTCATCCGCGGCTCTCCtttcctcttctctcttctcttccctACCGGCGCCCAAATCCATCTCTTCCACGCCATCTTCGGCTCCCCAAAACCCTTCCCGTCCCAAATCTGTCCATCTCGGCGTAGTAgatggcgaggaggaggaggaggaaggtggaATCCTTACCGCGGGTACGCCTTCTTCTACTCCCTTCCGAGCTCAAAGCTCGATGTTCTCCGCTCTTCCTCCGCCCAAGCCCTCCTCTTATTCCCGGCGCAAAGCCAGCCATGTCGACGCAGAAAAcggcgaggaagaagagaaaggagggATTTTTACCGCCGATATGCCCTCATCTACTCCTGTTATGGCGCAGAAATCGATGTTTTCTGCTCTTCCTCCGCCCAAGGACTCGTCCTCAACTTCCTTGTTTTCCTCCATTCCTCCTCCCAAGTCCGAGCAGCCAAATCCCCAGAAGATCACGAATCCCCCTTCTTCTGATCGAAACCCTAAGAGGGTCGTCCAGTTTAAACTCCCTCTGAACCCTTCCATGCTGAAAAGTAGAGATTTCGATGACGACGATGACGATGAGGAGGACAAGGAGAGGAGAAGCGTCAAGGATTCCTTTTCCGTTGCCACAAAGGCCTCATCTTCCGTCTCTTCCATGCTTCCTGCCCCCAAGAATACTTTTGGCTTGGCGCGATCAGCTGCCTCGGCTTCATCGAGGAGATCGATTGTTGAAGCAGATGTTCCTGCAGGCGAGCAAGGAGGCACTTCTTCGGTGCAGGAAAGTTTTGGTTTTGGGGATTCCGGGAGTTATCCCGGTGGTTTGGTTGGTGCACCACCGGAAACTGGGACTGATGGGGCAGGAGATTTGGGCTTTCCAGGTAGCACCAATGATGTTGGTTGGGATCCGTCAGGGGTGGAGGGAACAATTTATTCAGGCTTTGACGATAGCAGTGCTGCTGCTTATTGGGATCCAAGTTATGGAGGTGCTGTGAATTACGAGAGTTACGAGGGAAATTGGTCTGAAGGGACTGCTGCAGTGGTTTCCGAAGCTCCAGACATGACGAAGATTGCTGGGAAGAGAGGCAGGAATGATATTCCTACAGAAATTGTGGAGGTAAAGCAAGATGAGTTGATGAAGAATAGACCCAGGCAGGACCAGAGTAAGCTGACTGGGATAGCTTTCGGACCGTCTTATCAG CCGGCTTCTTCAGCCAAGGGAAAACCTTCAAAGCTGCATAAGAGAAAGCATCAAATTGGGTCATTGTACTTTGACATGAAGCAGAAGGAGATGGAACTTGCAGAACGCCGTGCTAAGGGCCTTCTTACAAAAGCAGAAACACATGCCAAGTATGGTTGGTGA
- the LOC135606599 gene encoding WRKY transcription factor WRKY51-like isoform X2 gives MGHLKMDGQMEVRDAAAAGLRSLERVVFHLSHEQSPWDCREITDQTIAKFKKVISALNRTGHARFRRGPAQLAFSTEAEEAPAVHYHALARPPLPPAAVATLNLDPTKLEEHLNVSAAVSSAHKPPLAPSHKRKVPDHAHPPEAAKQAARRCHCSKKRKDREKRTVRVPAVGSRNADFPVDEYSWRKYGQKFIKGSPYPRGYYKCSSVKGCPARKHVERAADDPSMLIVTYEGVHRHSPSRPACR, from the exons ATGGGACACCTCAAGATGGACGGCCAGATGGAGGTCCGGGATGCGGCCGCCGCAGGGCTCCGCAGCTTGGAGCGCGTCGTCTTCCATCTCTCCCACGAGCAGTCGCCGTGGGATTGCCGTGAGATCACAGACCAGACGATTGCCAAGTTCAAGAAAGTCATCTCCGCCCTGAACCGGACCGGCCATGCCCGGTTCCGCCGCGGCCCGGCTCAGCTCGCCTTCTCCACCGAAGCAGAGGAAGCACCAGCGGTGCACTACCACGCGCTCGCTCGTCCGCCGCTGCCGCCGGCTGCGGTCGCGACCTTGAACCTAGATCCTACAAAGCTGGAGGAGCACTTGAATGTCTCGGCGGCGGTGTCGTCGGCCCATAAGCCGCCTCTGGCGCCGTCCCACAAGAGGAAGGTCCCCGACCACGCCCACCCCCCGGAGGCCGCAAAACAAGCCGCCAGGCGCTGCCACTGCTCAAAGAAAAG GAAGGACCGGGAAAAAAGGACGGTGCGCGTGCCGGCCGTCGGCTCGAGGAACGCGGACTTTCCTGTGGACGAGTACTCGTGGCGTAAGTACGGGCAAAAGTTCATCAAGGGATCCCCTTACCCGAG GGGGTACTACAAGTGCAGCAGCGTGAAGGGGTGCCCGGCGAGGAAGCACGTCGAGCGGGCGGCCGATGACCCCTCGATGCTAATCGTAACGTACGAAGGGGTGCACCGGCATTCCCCGAGCAGGCCCGCCTGTCGTTGA
- the LOC135606599 gene encoding WRKY transcription factor WRKY51-like isoform X1, whose amino-acid sequence MGHLKMDGQMEVRDAAAAGLRSLERVVFHLSHEQSPWDCREITDQTIAKFKKVISALNRTGHARFRRGPAQLAFSTEAEEAPAVHYHALARPPLPPAAVATLNLDPTKLEEHLNVSAAVSSAHKPPLAPSHKRKVPDHAHPPEAAKQAARRCHCSKKRYPSSVAPKLNFAHPRISSLTRSATSSACDRKDREKRTVRVPAVGSRNADFPVDEYSWRKYGQKFIKGSPYPRGYYKCSSVKGCPARKHVERAADDPSMLIVTYEGVHRHSPSRPACR is encoded by the exons ATGGGACACCTCAAGATGGACGGCCAGATGGAGGTCCGGGATGCGGCCGCCGCAGGGCTCCGCAGCTTGGAGCGCGTCGTCTTCCATCTCTCCCACGAGCAGTCGCCGTGGGATTGCCGTGAGATCACAGACCAGACGATTGCCAAGTTCAAGAAAGTCATCTCCGCCCTGAACCGGACCGGCCATGCCCGGTTCCGCCGCGGCCCGGCTCAGCTCGCCTTCTCCACCGAAGCAGAGGAAGCACCAGCGGTGCACTACCACGCGCTCGCTCGTCCGCCGCTGCCGCCGGCTGCGGTCGCGACCTTGAACCTAGATCCTACAAAGCTGGAGGAGCACTTGAATGTCTCGGCGGCGGTGTCGTCGGCCCATAAGCCGCCTCTGGCGCCGTCCCACAAGAGGAAGGTCCCCGACCACGCCCACCCCCCGGAGGCCGCAAAACAAGCCGCCAGGCGCTGCCACTGCTCAAAGAAAAGGTACCCCTCCTCCGTCGCGCCGAAACTTAATTTCGCGCATCCACGCATCTCCTCGCTGACACGCTCCGCGACGTCCTCTGCGTGCGACAGGAAGGACCGGGAAAAAAGGACGGTGCGCGTGCCGGCCGTCGGCTCGAGGAACGCGGACTTTCCTGTGGACGAGTACTCGTGGCGTAAGTACGGGCAAAAGTTCATCAAGGGATCCCCTTACCCGAG GGGGTACTACAAGTGCAGCAGCGTGAAGGGGTGCCCGGCGAGGAAGCACGTCGAGCGGGCGGCCGATGACCCCTCGATGCTAATCGTAACGTACGAAGGGGTGCACCGGCATTCCCCGAGCAGGCCCGCCTGTCGTTGA
- the LOC135608367 gene encoding protein trichome birefringence-like 5, translating into MFRPFVLKLKNGVWKIASPLFFPPPLLRFTQKKRTSEEPPTPPPMATSSSSLSHAKRGRAVAVAAASSAAALLSFFLILVVLVLQHTLNSPISLSSDLSVPPSPPLPPPQAAALMRVAAEKPVSEAEAPGGRDLSMPPSPSPWPPSETPVAAVLAQETAAAPPPESRERRCDLYQGRWERDEEGQYPLYHPGSCPYVDEAFSCQENGRRDVGYLRWRWKPHGCDLPRFNGTDFLERIRGKRLIFIGDSMNRNQFESMLCLLREALPDKRKMYEMRGYKITKGRGYFIFKFVDYNCTVEFVRSHFLVREGTRVNGQGNSNQVLMIDRIDKSANRWRRADILVFNTGHWWTHGKTARGKNYYQEGDVVYPKLDAIEAYRKAMNTWGTWIDNNVDPAKSLIFYRGYSAAHFRGGDWDSGGTCNGETDPIKTGAFLESYPSKMKIVDEVINRLHVPVVLLNVTKLTNYRKDGHPSIYGKKLAEGEKVSKRRQDCSHWCLPGIPDSWNELIYASLVLKQHHPQSLR; encoded by the exons ATGTTTCGACCTTTTGTCCTGAAGCTAAAGAATGGCGTGTGGAAGATCGCGTCACCTTTGTTCTTTCCGCCTCCGTTGCTCCGCTTCACACAAAAGAAACGAACCAGTGAGGAGCCCCCTACGCCACCGCCGATggccacctcctcctcttccctctcCCACGCCAAGCGCGGCCGCGCCGTCGCTGTGGCTGCCGCCTCGTCCGCTGCTgctctcctctccttcttcctcaTCCTCGTCGTCCTCGTCCTCCAGCATACCCTCAACTCTCCAATCTCCCTCTCCTCGGATCTCTCCGTCCCCCCGTCCCCTCCGCTTCCGCCACCCCAAGCAGCGGCCTTGATGCGAGTAGCCGCGGAGAAACCAGTTTCCGAGGCTGAAGCTCCCGGCGGGCGAGATCTCTCTATGCCCCCGTCACCTTCACCTTGGCCGCCCTCCGAGACACCCGTAGCCGCGGTCTTGGCGCAAGAGACGGCGGCAGCGCCTCCTCCCGAGAGCCGGGAGCGGAGGTGCGACCTTTACCAGGGAAGGTGGGAGAGAGATGAGGAGGGGCAATACCCACTCTACCACCCCGGTTCTTGTCCGTACGTGGACGAGGCTTTCAGCTGCCAGGAGAACGGAAGGCGGGATGTCGGGTACCTGAGATGGAGGTGGAAGCCTCACGGTTGTGATCTCCCAAG GTTTAATGGAACAGACTTTTTGGAGAGAATTCGAGGCAAAAGGTTGATATTTATCGGAGATTCCATGAACCGCAACCAGTTTGAATCAATGTTGTGTCTCTTACGAGAAGCCCTGCCTGATAAGAGAAAAATGTATGAGATGCGAGGTTACAAAATAACCAAAGGCCGTGGCTACTTTATCTTCAAATTTGTG GACTATAACTGTACAGTGGAGTTTGTTCGATCCCATTTTCTTGTTAGAGAAGGAACACGAGTCAATGGACAGGGCAATTCAAACCAAGTTCTTATGATCGATCGCATCGACAAGTCAGCTAACCGTTGGAGAAGAGCTGACATACTTGTCTTTAACACCGGTCATTGGTGGACACATGGGAAGACAGCAAGGGG GAAGAACTACTATCAAGAAGGTGATGTTGTCTATCCAAAACTTGATGCAATTGAAGCTTATAGGAAAGCCATGAATACTTGGGGAACATGGATTGACAACAATGTGGACCCTGCAAAAAGCTTGATATTTTACCGTGGTTACTCTGCTGCTCATTTTAG GGGTGGAGACTGGGACTCTGGTGGCACCTGCAATGGGGAGACAGATCCTATCAAAACTGGAGCATTTTTAGAAAGTTATCCATCGAAGATGAAAATAGTAGATGAGGTTATTAATAGATTGCATGTTCCAGTTGTTCTCTTGAATGTGACAAAGCTGACCAACTACCGTAAGGATGGCCACCCATCTATTTATGGCAAGAAGCTGGCTGAAGGGGAGAAGGTGTCCAAGAGGCGGCAGGATTGCAGCCATTGGTGTCTTCCTGGGATTCCTGATTCATGGAACGAGTTGATCTACGCCTCGCTTGTCCTCAAACAACATCATCCACAGTCATTGAGGTAG